In a single window of the Littorina saxatilis isolate snail1 linkage group LG5, US_GU_Lsax_2.0, whole genome shotgun sequence genome:
- the LOC138965936 gene encoding uncharacterized protein, which translates to MAMRAVAHHCVKDVSLWTTQDLDEILHDGDRLYLSAAEAHDVTVLFPSEAIQTVVIEGRKVNLHVDNNRNGMLGSRDASLDEGAVTLQQTVEQIEHAAVFTSLGMSNEAVFEAVNVYASVEMTEDTVPLPHLRQFEDEDDIPLIRLKPGRQDEDENDVPMRHLEQEKRGKQSQRGNSKDSEKDEIRKHINSFARVESHYARKDSTREYLESSLSLLKMYELYVQKREKEGCKAPASETTYRYVFNREFNISFHKRMKDRCDICAAYENGYYDHTEEGEYKKHNQMKEDSRKFKDEVKARLKDDPSLAAAVFDLEEVLLTPSSVESCLYYKRKLNTYNLTVYDYRNGQGYCNVWAETASSRGSNEIASCVYRYLERISKEAGVKKVVLFSDSCGGQNRNKNFLTMLWYALTKFHFDEIEHVFFVSGHSQNEGDSMHSVIERMSRHVVVYTPSQWSQNMRTAKRHAPLYIVDELVQSDFFDFKKVAELLKNFQLDTQKEKVRWLDVKRFKLSSQEPNVVDVGYDYTGDYCQLNLVRKLRAVHSIPDPADIVLENVSKAPLPITKEKYNDLVNLCERYIIPKAHHHYFRSLPHDA; encoded by the exons ATGGCAATGCGAGCAGTGGCACATCACTGTGTCAAGGACGTGTCTCTGTGGACCACGCAGGATCTTGATGAAATACTACATGACGGAGACAGGCTGTACTTGTCTGCAGCTGAAGCCCATGACGTCACAGTGCTTTTTCCCAGTGAAGCTATTCAAACTGTAGTGATTGAAGGACGCAAAGTAAACCTTCATGTCGACAATAATCGCAATGGAATGCTTGGCAGCAGAGATGCTTCCCTCGATGAGGGTGCAGTGACTTTACAGCAAACTGTTGAACAGATTGAACATGCTGCAGTCTTCACT TCGCTCGGGATGTCCAACGAGGCTGTGTTTGAAGCTGTGAATGTGTATGCCTCTGTTGAGATGACGGAAGACACTGTTCCACTACCCCACCTTAGACAATTTGAAGATGAGGATGACATTCCCCTGATCCGTCTTAAACCAGGCAGACAAGATGAGGATGAGAATGACGTTCCAATGAGACACCTTGAACAAG AAAAGCGGGGAAAGCAAAGCCAAAGAGGCAACTCAAAGGACAGTGAGAAGGATGAGATTAGAAAGCACATCAACAGCTTTGCGAGAGTGGAGAGTCACTATGCAAGGAAAGATTCAACACGAGAATACCTGGAAAGTTCCCTCAGTCTGCTGAAGATGTATGAGCTCTACGTTCAAAAGCGGGAAAAGGAAGGATGCAAAGCTCCCGCTAGTGAAACCACCTACAGATATGTTTTTAATCGTGAATTCAACATCAGCTTCCATAAACGAATGAAAGACCGATGTGATATCTGTGCCGCCTATGAGAACGGATATTACGATCACACAGAAGAGGGCGAGTACAAAAAGCATAACCAGATGAAAGAAGATAGCAGAAAATTCAAAGATGAAGTAAAAGCGAGATTAAAGGATGATCCAAGTCTTGCAGCGGCAGTGTTTGATCTTGAAGAAGTTCTGCTGACCCCTTCAAGTGTTGAGTCATGCCTGTATTACAAGAGAAAACTGAATACCTACAACTTGACAGTGTATGATTACAGAAACGGACAAGGATATTGCAATGTCTGGGCAGAAACTGCATCGAGCAGGGGATCGAATGAGATTGCCAGCTGTGTTTATAGATACCTGGAACGCATCAGCAAAGAGGCGGGTGTCAAGAAAGTGGTGTTATTTTCGGACAGCTGTGGAGggcaaaacaggaacaaaaactTCCTTACAATGCTCTGGTATGCCCTGACAAAGTTTCATTTTGATGAAATAGAGCACGTGTTCTTTGTATCGGGTCACTCTCAGAACGAAGGGGACAGCATGCATTCTGTCATTGAACGGATGAGCAGACACGTGGTCGTGTACACCCCGAGCCAGTGGTCACAGAATATGAGAACAGCCAAGCGACATGCACCTCTGTACATTGTTGACGAGCTGGTTCAGTCGGACTTTTTCGACTTTAAGAAAGTAGCAGAGCTGTTGAAGAATTTCCAGTtggacacacagaaagagaaagtTAGGTGGTTGGACGTGAAAAGATTTAAGTTATCGTCACAAGAACCAAATGTCGTAGACGTTGGTTATGACTACACAGGCGATTACTGCCAGCTCAATTTGGTGCGAAAACTGAGAGCTGTCCATAGCATCCCAGATCCTGCTGACATTGTCTTGGAAAACGTTTCAAAAGCCCCATTACCGATTACCAAAGAGAAGTACAATGATCTGGTCAATCTCTGTGAAAGGTACATCATCCCAAAGGCACATCACCACTACTTCAGATCGTTGCCCCATGATGCCTAA